A DNA window from Lysobacter silvisoli contains the following coding sequences:
- a CDS encoding acetylornithine/succinyldiaminopimelate transaminase, which yields MNTAELFALSERYYLPVYRPRRIVLERGQGARVWDRDGREYVDFGAGIAVNALGHAHPALIAALTEQAGKLWHTSNVFVSEPPLRLAAALVEASGFAERVFFCNSGAEANEAAIKLVRKWAAAQGRAPERRVILSFRGSFHGRTLAAVTATAQPKYHEGFEPLPPGFRYSDFNDLAAAEAAMADGTVCAVLVEPVQGEGGVTPASDEFLQGLRALCDRHDALLVLDEIQCGMGRSGHLFACHGYGVVPDVVTLAKALGSGFPIGATLVGARAAQTMQFGAHGTTFGGNPLAAAVANAALRELSSPELLANVRRQSDALRAGIAALDAEFALFSEVRGRGLMLGAQLRPEHAGKAGEILDRCIDHGLLLLQAGPDVLRFVPALNLSDADRDEGMARLRAALAAFLSR from the coding sequence ATGAATACCGCCGAGCTGTTCGCCTTGTCCGAACGCTACTACCTGCCCGTCTACCGCCCGCGCCGGATCGTGCTCGAGCGCGGCCAGGGCGCCCGCGTCTGGGACCGCGACGGCCGCGAGTACGTGGACTTCGGCGCCGGCATCGCGGTCAACGCGCTGGGCCACGCCCACCCGGCGCTGATCGCCGCGCTGACCGAGCAGGCCGGCAAGCTCTGGCACACCAGCAACGTGTTCGTCAGCGAGCCGCCGCTGCGCCTGGCCGCAGCCCTGGTCGAGGCCTCCGGCTTCGCCGAGCGCGTGTTCTTCTGCAACTCCGGCGCCGAGGCCAACGAAGCGGCGATCAAGCTGGTGCGCAAGTGGGCCGCCGCGCAGGGCCGCGCGCCCGAGCGCCGGGTGATCCTCAGTTTCCGCGGCAGCTTCCACGGCCGCACCCTGGCCGCGGTCACCGCCACCGCCCAGCCCAAGTACCACGAAGGTTTCGAGCCGCTGCCGCCGGGCTTCCGCTACAGCGACTTCAACGACCTGGCCGCGGCCGAAGCGGCCATGGCCGACGGCACGGTCTGTGCGGTGCTGGTCGAACCGGTGCAGGGCGAGGGCGGTGTGACCCCGGCCAGCGACGAATTCCTGCAGGGCCTGCGCGCGCTGTGCGACCGCCACGACGCGCTGCTGGTGCTGGACGAGATCCAGTGCGGCATGGGCCGCAGCGGGCACCTGTTCGCCTGCCACGGCTACGGCGTCGTGCCCGACGTGGTCACCCTGGCCAAGGCCCTGGGCAGCGGCTTCCCGATCGGCGCGACCCTGGTCGGCGCGCGCGCCGCACAGACCATGCAGTTCGGCGCCCACGGCACCACCTTCGGCGGCAATCCGCTCGCCGCCGCCGTGGCCAACGCCGCATTGCGCGAGTTGTCCTCGCCCGAACTGCTGGCCAACGTGCGCCGCCAGTCCGACGCGCTGCGCGCCGGCATCGCCGCGCTCGACGCCGAGTTCGCGCTGTTTTCCGAAGTGCGCGGCCGCGGCCTGATGCTGGGCGCGCAGCTGCGCCCCGAGCACGCCGGCAAGGCCGGCGAGATCCTCGACCGCTGCATCGACCACGGCCTGCTGTTGCTGCAGGCCGGCCCCGACGTGCTGCGCTTCGTGCCCGCGCTGAACCTCAGCGACGCCGACCGAGACGAAGGCATGGCGCGCCTGCGCGCGGCGCTGGCCGCGTTCCTGAGCCGATGA
- a CDS encoding glutathionylspermidine synthase family protein: MRRIACPPRADWRARVEALGFDFHSLDGAYWVDDACYRFDSRQIDRIEAATGELHQLCLEAAAHVVERGDYAQLGLDAAAATLIERSWRAREPAVYGRFDLAYDGYGEPKLLEYNADTPTSLFEAAVVQWYWLEDTRVGSDQFNLIHERLVERWPQVLPAHATVHFAGCLEAPEDRVTVDYLRDTCAQAGFATRLLDIADIGWHAQRYVDLDERPIEQLFKLYPWEWMLQEAFAEHLPSAPTRWIEPAWKQLLSNKSLLPLLWRLFPGHPNLLPASHDPGDIDGAVVAKPRFGREGEDVRIFERGQALGTGETVYQAYAPLYSGIGGHAVLGAWVVGDRAAGLGVREDDGPVTRNTSRFVPHCFD; the protein is encoded by the coding sequence ATGCGCCGCATCGCCTGCCCGCCGCGCGCCGACTGGCGCGCCCGCGTCGAAGCGCTGGGCTTCGACTTCCACTCGCTGGACGGCGCCTACTGGGTCGACGACGCCTGCTATCGCTTCGACAGCCGTCAGATCGACCGCATCGAGGCCGCGACGGGCGAGTTGCATCAGCTGTGCCTGGAGGCCGCCGCGCACGTGGTCGAGCGCGGCGACTACGCGCAGCTGGGCCTGGATGCCGCCGCCGCCACCTTGATCGAACGCTCCTGGCGTGCGCGCGAACCGGCGGTCTACGGTCGCTTCGACCTGGCCTACGACGGCTACGGCGAGCCCAAACTGCTGGAGTACAACGCCGACACCCCCACCTCGCTGTTCGAGGCTGCGGTGGTGCAGTGGTACTGGTTGGAAGACACGCGTGTCGGCAGCGATCAGTTCAACCTGATCCACGAACGCCTGGTCGAGCGCTGGCCGCAGGTGCTGCCCGCGCACGCCACCGTGCATTTCGCCGGCTGCCTGGAAGCGCCGGAGGACCGCGTCACCGTCGACTACCTGCGCGACACCTGCGCCCAGGCCGGTTTCGCCACGCGCCTGCTCGACATCGCCGACATTGGCTGGCATGCGCAGCGCTACGTCGACCTGGACGAACGCCCGATCGAGCAGTTGTTCAAGCTCTATCCCTGGGAGTGGATGCTGCAGGAAGCCTTCGCCGAACACCTGCCCAGCGCGCCCACGCGCTGGATCGAGCCGGCCTGGAAGCAACTGCTGTCGAACAAGTCGTTGCTGCCGCTGCTGTGGCGGCTGTTCCCCGGCCACCCGAACCTGCTGCCGGCCTCCCACGACCCCGGCGACATCGACGGCGCCGTGGTCGCCAAGCCGCGTTTCGGCCGCGAAGGCGAGGACGTGCGCATCTTCGAGCGCGGCCAGGCCCTGGGCACCGGCGAAACCGTGTATCAGGCCTATGCGCCGCTGTACTCGGGCATCGGCGGCCACGCCGTGCTCGGCGCCTGGGTCGTGGGCGACCGTGCCGCCGGCCTGGGCGTGCGCGAGGACGACGGCCCGGTGACCCGCAACACCAGCCGCTTCGTGCCGCACTGCTTCGACTGA
- a CDS encoding DUF350 domain-containing protein, with product MTYLQGLPAFAGYFAIGLGYVALFLALYLQLTPHRELQLIRDGNLAAATALAGALLGFCLPLASAMAHSVSTLDLALWGAVALLAQAIAHGLVRWLLPGFPARIERGEQSAAVLSATLHLSVGLINAAAMTY from the coding sequence ATGACGTACTTGCAAGGGCTGCCGGCGTTTGCCGGCTATTTCGCCATCGGCCTGGGCTATGTGGCGCTGTTCCTGGCGCTGTATCTGCAGCTCACTCCGCACCGCGAACTGCAGCTGATCCGCGACGGCAACCTCGCCGCGGCCACCGCCCTGGCCGGCGCCTTGCTCGGCTTCTGCCTGCCGCTGGCCAGCGCCATGGCGCACAGCGTGAGCACCCTGGATCTGGCGCTGTGGGGCGCGGTCGCGCTGCTGGCGCAGGCCATCGCCCACGGCCTGGTGCGCTGGTTGCTGCCCGGCTTCCCGGCGCGGATCGAACGCGGCGAACAGAGCGCCGCTGTGCTCTCGGCCACGCTGCACCTGAGCGTGGGCCTGATCAACGCCGCCGCGATGACCTACTGA
- a CDS encoding M20/M25/M40 family metallo-hydrolase has translation MRLPRRSPLSCLLSALLLAAPAAAAPPPKIVITETAAFDATSVPAYTGDYADVYAYLDAHSAQNLAQLQRWVRQPSISAQNKGVKEMAELLRADLQGLGFRDTALVPTSGHPGVYGYYDAGAEHTLVVYMMYDVQPIEPTGWKVDAFKGELVDEPGLGKVLMARGATNQKGPQRAFLNALEAMIKVRGKPPVNLIVLAEGEEELGSPHYPEVVAKYEAQLRKADGVFFPMNTQGRDGQASMFLGVKGILYFELEARGNDKTGGSQKSEVHGSMAATLDSPTWRLVQALSTLTTADGEIAVPGYRDAIRPPNAEEQRLYNGLIGKREQDAAKTLQVLGASRWKNGRSVREAVASELFDTTLNIDGLVAGYTGEGVKTILPHRAVAKVDSRLVPNQTPEQALALIRKQLDAQGFDDIEVRQLSGYPPAQTSVDAPLSRAALGTYRKYGLTPTIAPRIAGSAPYYVFTQTLGLPMISGGLGHGSGAHAPNEYMVVQPQADSKIASLAQAERFYVDLLYALSDALKQAPAKGK, from the coding sequence ATGAGACTGCCGCGCCGCTCGCCGTTGTCCTGCCTGCTGTCCGCCCTGCTGTTGGCCGCACCGGCCGCGGCGGCGCCGCCGCCGAAGATCGTCATCACCGAAACCGCCGCCTTCGATGCGACCTCGGTGCCGGCCTATACCGGCGATTACGCCGACGTCTACGCCTATCTGGACGCGCACAGCGCGCAGAACCTGGCGCAGCTGCAGCGCTGGGTGCGGCAGCCTTCGATCAGTGCGCAGAACAAGGGCGTGAAGGAGATGGCCGAGCTGCTGCGCGCCGACCTGCAGGGGCTGGGCTTCCGCGACACCGCGCTGGTGCCCACCTCCGGCCATCCCGGCGTGTACGGCTATTACGACGCCGGCGCCGAGCACACCCTGGTGGTGTACATGATGTACGACGTGCAGCCGATCGAGCCCACCGGCTGGAAGGTGGACGCGTTCAAGGGCGAGCTGGTGGACGAGCCCGGCCTGGGCAAGGTGCTGATGGCGCGCGGCGCCACCAACCAGAAGGGCCCGCAACGCGCCTTCCTCAACGCGCTGGAGGCGATGATCAAGGTGCGCGGCAAGCCCCCGGTGAACCTGATCGTGCTGGCCGAGGGCGAAGAAGAACTGGGCTCGCCGCACTACCCGGAGGTGGTGGCCAAGTACGAGGCGCAGCTGCGCAAGGCCGACGGCGTGTTCTTCCCGATGAATACCCAGGGCCGCGACGGCCAGGCCAGCATGTTCCTGGGGGTGAAGGGCATCCTGTATTTCGAGCTGGAAGCGCGCGGCAACGACAAGACCGGCGGCTCGCAGAAGAGCGAAGTGCACGGCTCGATGGCGGCCACGCTGGATTCGCCAACCTGGCGTTTGGTGCAGGCGCTGTCCACCCTGACCACCGCCGACGGCGAGATCGCGGTGCCCGGCTACCGCGACGCGATCCGCCCGCCCAACGCCGAGGAGCAGCGCTTGTACAACGGCCTGATCGGCAAGCGCGAGCAGGACGCGGCCAAGACCTTGCAGGTGCTGGGCGCCTCGCGCTGGAAGAACGGGCGCAGCGTGCGCGAGGCGGTGGCCTCGGAGCTGTTCGACACCACGCTCAACATCGACGGCCTGGTCGCCGGCTACACCGGCGAGGGCGTCAAGACCATCCTGCCGCACCGCGCGGTGGCCAAGGTCGATTCGCGCCTGGTGCCGAACCAGACGCCGGAGCAGGCGCTGGCGCTGATCCGCAAGCAGCTCGACGCCCAGGGTTTCGACGACATCGAAGTGCGCCAGCTGTCGGGCTACCCGCCGGCGCAGACCTCGGTGGACGCGCCGCTGTCGCGCGCGGCGCTGGGCACCTACCGCAAGTACGGGCTGACCCCGACCATCGCGCCGCGCATCGCCGGCAGCGCGCCCTACTACGTGTTCACCCAGACCCTGGGCCTGCCGATGATTTCCGGCGGCCTGGGCCACGGCAGCGGCGCGCACGCGCCCAACGAATACATGGTGGTGCAGCCGCAGGCCGATTCGAAGATCGCCAGCCTGGCCCAGGCCGAGCGCTTCTACGTCGACCTGCTGTATGCCTTGTCGGATGCGTTGAAGCAGGCGCCGGCGAAGGGCAAGTAA
- a CDS encoding SDR family oxidoreductase, protein MSLSGKTLFITGASRGIGRAIALRAARDGANVAVAAKSAVANPKLPGTIHSVAAEIEAAGGRALALKCDIREEDDVRASVAATVDAFGGIDILVNNASAIWLRGALDTPMKRFDLMQQVNARGSFLCAQACLPHLLQAPNPHILTLAPPPSLEPKWWGPHTGYTLAKMGMSFVTLGLAAEFGPQGVAVNALWPRTVIATDAINMIPGVQGERCRTPDIVADAAHAVLTQPAQGYYGRFLIDEDVLSAQGVSDFSRYAVDPSQPLLPDLFL, encoded by the coding sequence ATGTCCCTGTCCGGCAAGACCCTCTTCATCACCGGCGCCTCGCGCGGCATCGGCCGCGCCATCGCCCTGCGCGCCGCGCGCGACGGCGCCAACGTGGCCGTGGCCGCCAAGTCCGCGGTCGCCAATCCCAAGCTGCCCGGCACCATCCACAGCGTGGCCGCCGAAATCGAAGCCGCCGGCGGCCGGGCCCTGGCGCTGAAGTGCGACATCCGCGAGGAAGACGACGTACGGGCTTCGGTCGCGGCCACCGTCGACGCCTTCGGCGGCATCGACATCCTGGTCAACAACGCCAGCGCGATCTGGCTGCGCGGCGCGCTGGACACGCCGATGAAGCGCTTCGACCTGATGCAGCAGGTCAACGCGCGCGGCAGCTTCCTATGCGCGCAGGCCTGCCTGCCGCACCTGCTGCAGGCGCCCAACCCGCACATCCTGACCCTGGCGCCGCCGCCCAGCCTGGAGCCCAAGTGGTGGGGCCCGCACACCGGCTACACCCTGGCCAAGATGGGCATGAGCTTCGTCACCCTGGGCCTGGCCGCCGAGTTCGGTCCGCAGGGCGTGGCGGTCAACGCGCTGTGGCCGCGCACGGTGATCGCCACCGATGCGATCAACATGATCCCCGGCGTGCAGGGCGAGCGCTGCCGCACCCCGGACATCGTCGCCGACGCCGCCCACGCGGTGCTGACCCAGCCCGCGCAGGGCTACTACGGCCGCTTCCTGATCGACGAGGACGTGCTCTCGGCGCAGGGCGTGAGCGATTTCAGCCGCTACGCCGTCGACCCGAGCCAGCCGCTGCTGCCCGACCTGTTTCTGTGA
- a CDS encoding serine/threonine protein kinase yields MPISDYDTPAAVEVAALKADSFGRIALMREGERLFVRRDLAHVPWWLRLPAWWLARREARALACVSGLAAPQLLRWDGRRLDRSYLDGAAMYQRPPHGDVAYFRDARRLLQQLHRGGVAHNDLAKEANWLVLTDGSPALIDFQLAVRGHPRSRWMRLLAREDLRHLLKHKRTYCPQALTPVERRVLKRRSWLREAWFATGKPVYRFVTRRILHWEDNEGQGPKP; encoded by the coding sequence TTGCCCATCTCCGATTACGACACCCCCGCCGCCGTCGAAGTGGCCGCGCTCAAGGCCGACAGCTTCGGCCGCATCGCCCTGATGCGCGAAGGCGAGCGCCTGTTCGTGCGCCGCGACCTGGCCCACGTGCCCTGGTGGCTGCGCCTGCCGGCCTGGTGGCTGGCGCGGCGCGAGGCGCGCGCGCTGGCCTGCGTGAGCGGCCTGGCCGCGCCGCAGCTGCTGCGCTGGGACGGCCGCCGACTGGACCGCAGTTACCTGGACGGCGCGGCCATGTACCAGCGCCCGCCGCACGGCGATGTGGCCTATTTCCGCGATGCGCGCCGGCTGCTGCAGCAACTGCACCGCGGCGGCGTGGCCCATAACGACCTGGCCAAGGAAGCCAACTGGCTGGTGCTGACCGACGGTTCGCCGGCGCTGATCGATTTCCAGCTCGCCGTGCGCGGCCACCCGCGCTCGCGCTGGATGCGCCTGCTCGCGCGCGAGGATCTGCGCCACTTGCTCAAGCACAAGCGCACCTACTGCCCGCAGGCGCTGACCCCGGTGGAACGGCGCGTGCTCAAGCGCCGCTCCTGGCTGCGCGAGGCCTGGTTCGCCACCGGCAAGCCGGTGTACCGCTTCGTCACCCGGCGCATCCTGCATTGGGAAGACAACGAGGGGCAGGGGCCCAAGCCCTGA
- a CDS encoding bifunctional DedA family/phosphatase PAP2 family protein, whose amino-acid sequence MDSAWLESATAWIAANPTAAGAVIFLIAFCDALILVGIVVPALPLLFAVGALVGLGHISGPYALACAALGAFAGDGLSYWVGYRWGPQLRQRWPFSRYPQWLDRGEQLFRRHGSKSIVIARFVGAVRPFVPAIAGMLRMPMRRYALPSLLACVAWAAAFLAPGWVLGASYEAVAAVADRLALVLGGLLAAVALVYACVLYTWRWFAAHANNLLARALRWTRRHPRMGRYAEALIDPNRPESASLALLAVCLLGISWVWFTLLASLLASGGPLQLDHSIHELMWSLRNPLADRLMAGLATLGEAAVLAPAALVALGYLLWRRRWMAAAHWVAAIVFGLALTSLLEAAIDMPRPPTAPAGFGFPSVAVTMTTIVFGFFAVLIARELPGRQRVWPYLLAGVVTTVVGFARLYLGAHWPSDLVGGTLFGIVWLLVLGIAYRRHVSRSFWMRPLAVLFYGSFAAAAIWHAPRSADELLAKFAAVAPTRVLAADDWWSRDWATLPQHRNERDLRRRWPLDLQVAGPLEPLRAALQAQGWRAQPQADWLATIALLDDDMPAQEQAVLPATLDAQAEALLLLRPGETPDEQYALRLWPAPATLDDGTPLWLGTAQVLKLNKPLDAAALWLPSAADDARAHAAAARALAGFGGVEAQGFGGTPVLRLRTQPAGGELPR is encoded by the coding sequence ATGGATTCTGCCTGGCTCGAAAGCGCGACCGCATGGATCGCGGCGAACCCCACCGCCGCTGGCGCGGTGATCTTCCTGATCGCGTTCTGCGACGCCCTGATCCTGGTGGGCATCGTGGTGCCGGCGCTGCCGCTGCTGTTCGCGGTGGGCGCGCTGGTGGGCCTGGGCCACATCAGCGGGCCGTATGCGCTGGCCTGCGCGGCGCTGGGCGCCTTCGCCGGCGACGGACTCAGTTACTGGGTGGGCTACCGCTGGGGCCCGCAGTTGCGCCAGCGCTGGCCGTTCTCGCGCTACCCGCAATGGCTGGACCGGGGCGAGCAGTTGTTCCGCCGCCACGGCAGCAAGAGCATCGTGATCGCGCGCTTCGTCGGCGCGGTGCGCCCGTTCGTGCCGGCCATCGCCGGCATGCTGCGCATGCCCATGCGCCGTTACGCACTGCCCAGCCTGCTGGCCTGCGTAGCCTGGGCCGCGGCCTTCCTGGCGCCGGGCTGGGTGCTGGGCGCGTCTTACGAGGCGGTGGCTGCGGTGGCCGACCGCCTGGCCCTGGTGCTGGGCGGCCTGCTCGCCGCGGTGGCCCTGGTCTACGCCTGCGTGCTCTACACCTGGCGCTGGTTCGCCGCGCACGCCAACAACCTGCTCGCGCGCGCGCTGCGCTGGACCCGGCGGCACCCGCGCATGGGCCGCTACGCCGAGGCGCTGATCGACCCGAACCGGCCCGAATCGGCTTCGCTGGCGCTGCTGGCGGTGTGCCTGCTCGGCATCAGCTGGGTCTGGTTCACCCTGCTGGCCTCGCTGCTGGCCAGCGGCGGCCCGCTGCAACTGGACCACAGCATCCACGAGCTGATGTGGAGCCTGCGCAATCCGCTCGCCGACCGGCTGATGGCCGGGCTGGCCACGCTGGGCGAGGCCGCGGTGCTGGCGCCGGCGGCGCTGGTCGCGCTGGGCTATCTGCTGTGGCGGCGGCGCTGGATGGCGGCCGCGCACTGGGTCGCGGCGATCGTGTTCGGCCTGGCGCTGACCTCGCTGCTGGAAGCGGCCATCGACATGCCGCGCCCGCCGACCGCGCCGGCCGGCTTCGGCTTCCCCTCGGTCGCGGTCACCATGACCACGATCGTGTTCGGCTTCTTCGCGGTGCTGATCGCGCGCGAGCTGCCCGGCCGCCAACGCGTGTGGCCCTACCTGTTGGCCGGCGTGGTCACCACCGTGGTCGGCTTCGCCCGCTTGTACCTGGGCGCGCACTGGCCCAGCGATCTGGTCGGCGGCACCTTGTTCGGCATCGTCTGGCTGCTGGTGCTGGGCATCGCCTACCGCCGCCACGTGTCGCGTTCGTTCTGGATGCGGCCCTTGGCCGTGCTGTTCTACGGCAGCTTCGCCGCCGCCGCGATCTGGCACGCGCCGCGCTCGGCCGACGAGTTGCTGGCCAAGTTCGCCGCGGTCGCGCCCACGCGGGTGCTGGCGGCCGACGACTGGTGGAGCCGCGACTGGGCCACCCTGCCCCAGCATCGCAACGAACGCGACCTGCGCCGGCGCTGGCCGCTGGACCTGCAGGTGGCCGGCCCGCTGGAGCCGCTGCGCGCCGCGCTGCAGGCGCAGGGCTGGCGCGCGCAGCCGCAGGCCGATTGGCTGGCCACGATCGCCCTGCTCGACGACGACATGCCGGCGCAGGAGCAGGCGGTGCTGCCGGCTACGCTGGACGCGCAGGCCGAAGCGCTGCTGCTGCTGCGCCCCGGCGAAACGCCCGACGAGCAGTACGCGCTGCGGCTGTGGCCGGCGCCGGCGACCCTGGACGACGGCACGCCGCTGTGGCTGGGCACGGCCCAGGTGCTGAAGCTCAACAAGCCCCTGGACGCGGCGGCGCTGTGGCTGCCCAGCGCCGCCGACGACGCGCGCGCGCATGCGGCCGCGGCGCGCGCGTTGGCGGGCTTCGGCGGCGTGGAGGCGCAGGGCTTCGGCGGGACGCCGGTGCTGCGGTTGCGGACGCAGCCGGCGGGCGGGGAGTTGCCTAGGTAG
- a CDS encoding LON peptidase substrate-binding domain-containing protein: MSIAADAESLGLFPLHTVLVPGASLSLRVFEPRYLDLVRECGRRGRGFGVCLILDGEEVGAPASAAAFGTEAVIEDFGASSDGLLTLRVRGARRFHVRRVRVRDNGLQMADVEWCAPDPEQPVRPEHGLLSVLLQQLLDRFGGEHAKAPQAQLDDAAWVGWRLAELLPLQHAERQALLQLDEPERRMDRLLTLLR, translated from the coding sequence ATGTCCATCGCCGCCGACGCCGAATCGCTCGGGCTGTTTCCCCTGCACACCGTGCTGGTGCCGGGCGCGTCGCTGAGCCTGCGCGTGTTCGAGCCGCGTTACCTGGACCTGGTGCGCGAATGCGGCCGCCGCGGCCGCGGCTTCGGCGTGTGCCTGATCCTGGACGGCGAGGAAGTCGGCGCGCCCGCCTCGGCGGCCGCGTTCGGCACCGAGGCCGTGATCGAGGATTTCGGCGCCAGCAGCGACGGCCTGCTGACCCTGCGCGTGCGCGGCGCCCGCCGCTTCCACGTGCGCCGCGTGCGCGTGCGCGACAACGGCCTGCAGATGGCCGATGTGGAGTGGTGCGCGCCCGATCCCGAGCAGCCGGTGCGCCCCGAGCACGGCCTGCTGTCGGTGCTGTTGCAGCAACTGCTGGACCGCTTCGGCGGCGAACACGCCAAGGCGCCGCAGGCGCAGTTGGACGACGCGGCCTGGGTCGGCTGGCGCCTGGCCGAACTGCTGCCGCTGCAGCACGCCGAACGCCAGGCGTTGCTGCAGCTGGACGAGCCGGAGCGGCGCATGGACCGGCTGCTGACTCTGCTGCGTTAG
- a CDS encoding helix-turn-helix domain-containing protein, whose product MRSTPHEDFAQRLQQVLDYSGFPKGRARTGALALRYNVSRETARKWLTGLTLPELTRIISIAEQQNVSLEWLATGRGTLQGESLSVREEPGKYGDPDELHLVGLVRRLTRKKRRALLELLDAH is encoded by the coding sequence ATGCGCAGTACTCCGCACGAAGATTTCGCGCAACGCCTCCAGCAAGTCCTGGACTACTCCGGTTTCCCCAAAGGCCGTGCCCGTACCGGCGCCCTGGCGCTGCGCTACAACGTCAGCCGCGAAACCGCGCGCAAATGGCTCACCGGCCTGACCCTGCCCGAACTGACCCGCATCATCAGCATCGCCGAGCAGCAGAACGTGAGCCTGGAATGGCTGGCCACCGGCCGCGGCACCTTGCAGGGCGAGTCGCTGTCGGTGCGCGAAGAGCCCGGCAAGTACGGCGACCCGGACGAACTGCATCTGGTCGGCCTGGTCCGCCGGCTCACCCGCAAGAAGCGCCGCGCCCTGCTCGAACTGCTGGACGCGCACTGA
- the mpl gene encoding UDP-N-acetylmuramate:L-alanyl-gamma-D-glutamyl-meso-diaminopimelate ligase, whose translation MGGVAALARELGHEVEGSDQAVYPPMSTQLERLGIVLQQGYRPEHISADCDEIVIGNALSRGNDAVEQVLDEGRKYNSGAQWLSERVLPGRDTLAVAGTHGKTTTTSILTWLLEAAGRQPGFLIGGVAEDFGASARIGQGREFVVEADEYDTAFFDKRSKFVHYRPLVAILNNLEYDHADIFPDVAAIERQFHHLVRTVPRRGRLIVNGEDAHLAKVLAMGCWTPVETFGLDSAAAQAPAREGAAYTWSARLLAADGSAFVVLHEGRQIGEARWPLLGRHNVMNALAALAAAHAVGVDVAAVLPALANFRSVKRRLEVIGQADGITVYDDFAHHPTAIATTLAGLRAKVGDARIVVAMEPRSNSMRLGAHADALAPSLDGADTVVFLHRPELSWDAGKVVAGLRGEGVTAADVEQLIGALRSRVRSGDHVVFMSNGGFDAAPRRFLAALRGEA comes from the coding sequence ATGGGCGGCGTCGCCGCGCTCGCGCGCGAACTGGGCCATGAGGTCGAAGGCAGCGACCAGGCGGTGTACCCGCCCATGTCGACCCAGCTCGAACGCCTGGGCATCGTCCTGCAGCAGGGCTACCGGCCCGAGCACATTTCCGCCGACTGCGACGAGATCGTGATCGGCAATGCGCTCTCGCGCGGCAACGACGCGGTCGAGCAGGTGCTGGACGAGGGCCGCAAGTACAACTCCGGCGCGCAGTGGCTGTCCGAAAGGGTGCTGCCCGGCCGCGACACCCTGGCCGTGGCCGGCACCCACGGCAAGACCACGACCACCAGCATCCTGACCTGGCTGCTGGAAGCGGCCGGCCGCCAGCCAGGCTTCCTGATCGGCGGCGTGGCCGAGGACTTCGGCGCCTCCGCGCGTATCGGCCAGGGTCGCGAGTTCGTGGTCGAGGCCGACGAATACGACACCGCGTTCTTCGACAAGCGCAGCAAGTTCGTCCACTACCGCCCGCTGGTCGCCATCCTCAACAACCTCGAATACGACCACGCCGACATCTTCCCCGACGTGGCCGCGATCGAGCGCCAGTTCCACCATCTGGTGCGCACCGTGCCGCGCCGCGGCCGCCTGATCGTCAACGGCGAGGACGCGCACCTGGCCAAGGTGCTGGCGATGGGCTGCTGGACGCCGGTGGAGACCTTCGGCCTGGACTCCGCGGCCGCGCAGGCGCCCGCGCGCGAGGGCGCGGCCTACACCTGGAGCGCGCGCCTGCTCGCCGCCGACGGCAGCGCCTTCGTGGTGCTGCACGAAGGCCGCCAGATCGGCGAAGCGCGCTGGCCGCTGCTGGGCCGGCACAACGTGATGAACGCGCTGGCCGCGCTCGCCGCCGCCCACGCGGTGGGCGTGGACGTGGCCGCGGTGCTGCCGGCGCTGGCGAACTTCCGCAGCGTCAAGCGCCGCCTGGAAGTGATCGGCCAGGCCGACGGCATCACCGTCTACGACGACTTCGCCCACCATCCCACCGCCATCGCCACCACCCTGGCCGGCCTGCGCGCCAAGGTCGGCGATGCGCGCATCGTGGTGGCCATGGAGCCGCGCAGCAATTCCATGCGCCTGGGCGCGCACGCCGACGCCTTGGCGCCGTCGCTGGACGGCGCCGACACCGTGGTGTTCCTGCACCGCCCCGAGCTGTCCTGGGACGCGGGCAAGGTCGTCGCCGGCCTGCGCGGCGAAGGCGTCACCGCCGCCGACGTCGAACAGCTGATCGGCGCGCTGCGCAGCCGCGTGCGCTCCGGCGACCACGTGGTCTTCATGTCCAACGGCGGCTTCGACGCCGCTCCGCGGCGCTTCCTGGCGGCGCTGCGCGGCGAAGCCTGA